Proteins encoded within one genomic window of Mycolicibacterium monacense:
- a CDS encoding MarR family winged helix-turn-helix transcriptional regulator has product MELTDNILWLLKQAFYFSLTTVNEAVSEHGVSTAQIGVLRQLSNEPGLSGAELARRLLITPQGVQLAVKALEQRGFVERRPDPQHARILQAYLTAEGRRVAAAVVSDAIAAHEAVFGVLTPDEQKTLRDLLARVVVKGTGHTLADDHVGE; this is encoded by the coding sequence ATGGAACTCACGGACAACATCCTGTGGCTGCTCAAACAGGCGTTCTACTTCTCGCTGACCACGGTGAACGAGGCCGTGAGCGAGCACGGTGTGAGCACCGCGCAGATCGGTGTGCTGCGACAGCTGTCGAACGAACCCGGCCTGTCCGGCGCCGAACTCGCGCGGCGGCTGCTGATCACCCCGCAGGGGGTCCAGCTGGCGGTCAAGGCGCTGGAGCAGCGGGGGTTCGTCGAGCGCAGACCTGATCCGCAGCACGCGCGAATCCTGCAGGCCTACCTGACCGCCGAGGGCCGCCGAGTCGCCGCCGCGGTCGTCAGCGACGCGATCGCCGCGCACGAAGCGGTGTTCGGAGTGCTCACCCCCGACGAACAGAAGACGCTACGCGACCTGCTGGCCCGGGTCGTCGTGAAGGGCACCGGACACACGCTGGCCGACGACCACGTGGGGGAGTGA
- a CDS encoding TauD/TfdA dioxygenase family protein, protein MTVLTINKLTASVGAEVTGLDPDALAGDEALGAAVLEALEDNGVLVFPGLHLDPQAQVEFCRRLGEVDHSSDGHHPVAGIYPVTLDKSKNSSAAYLRATFDWHIDGCTPTGDEYPQMATVLSARRVAESGGETEFASSYGAYDHLDDDEKQRLASLRVVHSLEASQRRVTPDPSPELLARWRSRPTHEHPLVWTHRSGRKSLVLGASADYIVGMDLDEGRALLADLLDRATQPELVYSHTWSVGDTVIWDNRGVLHRAAPYPENSPREMLRTTVLGDEPIQ, encoded by the coding sequence ATGACTGTGCTGACGATCAACAAGCTCACCGCATCTGTCGGCGCGGAGGTGACCGGGCTGGATCCGGATGCGCTGGCCGGCGACGAGGCACTGGGTGCCGCGGTGCTCGAGGCTCTCGAGGACAACGGTGTGCTGGTCTTCCCGGGTCTGCACCTCGACCCGCAGGCACAGGTCGAGTTCTGCCGGCGCCTCGGCGAGGTCGACCACTCCTCCGACGGACACCATCCGGTGGCGGGGATCTATCCGGTCACCCTCGACAAGTCGAAGAACTCCTCGGCGGCCTATCTGCGCGCCACGTTCGACTGGCACATCGACGGGTGCACCCCGACCGGCGACGAGTACCCACAGATGGCGACGGTGCTCTCGGCGCGGCGGGTGGCCGAGAGTGGCGGGGAGACCGAGTTCGCCAGTTCCTACGGCGCCTACGATCACCTCGACGACGACGAGAAGCAGCGGTTGGCATCGCTGCGGGTGGTGCACTCGCTGGAGGCCTCACAGCGCCGCGTCACCCCCGACCCGTCGCCGGAGTTGTTGGCGCGGTGGCGGTCCCGTCCCACGCATGAACATCCCCTCGTCTGGACCCACCGAAGTGGCCGCAAGTCCCTGGTCCTCGGTGCCTCCGCCGACTACATCGTCGGCATGGACCTCGACGAGGGCAGGGCCCTGCTGGCCGATCTGCTCGACCGCGCCACGCAACCCGAACTCGTCTACAGCCACACCTGGTCGGTCGGTGACACCGTCATCTGGGACAACCGCGGCGTACTGCACCGCGCGGCGCCGTATCCGGAGAACTCACCGCGGGAGATGCTGCGCACCACCGTGCTCGGCGACGAACCGATCCAGTGA
- a CDS encoding SDR family NAD(P)-dependent oxidoreductase codes for MTRVAVVTGGASGMGEAICHELGRRGHRVAVLDLNGDAAQRVTEDLRAEGVTALGVAADVSNRAAVEEAFAKVRTELGPVHILVTSAGLVDFAPFLEITPQAWQKLIDVNLTGTFHCCQVAVPDMLEAGWGRIVMISSSSAQRGSPKMAHYAASKGALISLTKSLAREYGPTGITVNNVPPSGIETPMQHHSQAAGHLPPNEQMAASIPVGHLGTGDDIAAAVGFLCSNEAGFITGQVLGVNGGSVL; via the coding sequence ATGACACGGGTAGCGGTGGTGACCGGCGGCGCCTCGGGCATGGGGGAGGCGATCTGTCACGAGCTCGGCAGGCGCGGACACCGGGTCGCCGTGCTCGACCTCAACGGCGATGCGGCGCAACGTGTCACCGAAGACCTACGCGCCGAGGGCGTGACCGCGCTGGGCGTGGCCGCCGACGTCAGCAACCGCGCCGCGGTGGAGGAGGCCTTCGCCAAGGTACGCACCGAACTCGGCCCGGTGCACATCCTGGTCACCAGTGCCGGGCTGGTGGATTTCGCACCGTTCCTCGAGATCACTCCGCAGGCCTGGCAGAAGCTCATCGACGTCAACCTCACCGGAACGTTCCACTGTTGTCAGGTCGCGGTGCCGGACATGCTCGAGGCGGGGTGGGGGCGGATCGTGATGATCTCGTCGTCGAGCGCCCAGCGCGGTTCGCCCAAGATGGCGCACTACGCCGCATCGAAAGGTGCGCTGATCTCGTTGACCAAATCGCTGGCGCGCGAATACGGACCGACCGGCATCACGGTCAACAACGTCCCGCCGTCGGGTATCGAGACGCCGATGCAACACCACTCGCAGGCCGCCGGTCACCTGCCGCCCAACGAGCAGATGGCCGCCAGCATCCCGGTGGGCCACCTCGGAACCGGCGACGACATCGCCGCCGCGGTCGGTTTCCTGTGCTCCAACGAGGCGGGATTCATCACCGGTCAGGTGCTCGGAGTCAACGGCGGATCGGTGCTGTGA
- a CDS encoding ferredoxin--NADP reductase, protein MSEPVADFSPLRVKRVVRETSDAVSLVLDVPRHCSGRFRYQAGQFLTLRVNLDGQELRRCYSMSSAPVEEELRITVKRDPGGLVSNWLNDTVSEGAEIHAAPPEGRFLLRDTDSEIVAFAGGSGITPIMSLIRTALATSARSIRLFYANRNRGSVIFADDLARLVEHNADRLVLTHHYDDDSGVVTPAAIESFVAGAGDADFYICGPGPFMDTVEGALATRGAPRDRVHLERFQVAQVPAGADASEAQATEEIVIELDRKTTTVPYRSGNTLLQTARTAGLRAPSSCETGSCGTCMAQVVSGSARMLNNDALDDDEVADGWVLTCQSLPTSRSVHVVYE, encoded by the coding sequence ATGTCCGAACCAGTCGCCGATTTCTCGCCGCTGCGCGTCAAGCGGGTCGTACGTGAGACCTCTGATGCGGTGTCGCTGGTGCTCGACGTGCCCCGCCACTGCTCCGGGCGGTTCCGCTACCAGGCCGGTCAATTCCTGACGCTGCGGGTCAACCTCGACGGCCAGGAGTTGCGTCGCTGCTATTCGATGTCGTCGGCTCCGGTCGAGGAGGAACTCCGGATCACCGTCAAGCGCGATCCCGGCGGACTCGTGTCGAACTGGCTGAACGACACCGTGTCGGAAGGGGCGGAGATCCACGCCGCGCCGCCGGAGGGTCGGTTCCTGTTGCGCGACACCGACTCCGAGATTGTCGCCTTCGCCGGCGGTAGCGGGATCACGCCGATCATGTCGCTGATCCGCACAGCGCTCGCGACGTCGGCGCGGTCCATCCGGCTGTTCTATGCCAACCGCAACCGGGGATCGGTCATCTTCGCCGATGACCTGGCTCGCCTCGTCGAACACAACGCCGACCGACTGGTGCTGACACACCATTACGACGACGACAGCGGCGTCGTCACCCCTGCGGCGATCGAATCCTTCGTGGCAGGCGCCGGAGATGCCGATTTCTACATCTGCGGACCGGGACCGTTCATGGACACGGTGGAGGGAGCACTTGCGACGAGGGGCGCACCCCGCGACCGCGTGCACCTCGAGCGCTTCCAGGTGGCGCAGGTGCCCGCCGGCGCAGACGCATCCGAGGCGCAGGCCACCGAAGAGATCGTCATCGAACTGGACCGCAAGACCACCACCGTGCCCTACCGGTCCGGCAACACCCTGCTGCAGACCGCGCGCACGGCCGGTCTGCGCGCACCCTCGTCGTGCGAGACCGGTTCCTGCGGAACGTGTATGGCCCAGGTGGTGTCCGGCAGCGCGCGGATGCTCAACAACGATGCGCTCGACGACGACGAGGTGGCCGACGGCTGGGTGCTGACCTGCCAATCGCTGCCGACGAGTCGATCAGTGCACGTGGTCTACGAGTAG
- a CDS encoding aromatic ring-hydroxylating oxygenase subunit alpha, protein MGRWPKPPEGSWTEHYPELGTGPISFRDSVSPEFYELEREAVFKRAWLNVGRVEELPRVGSYLTKQIDVAGVSVIVVKGRDEQIRAFYNICRHRGNKLVWNDFPGEEVKGTCRQFTCKYHGWRYGLDGALKFVQQPGEFFDLDTEKLGLAPVQCDVWNGFIFINLDPEPRWSLREFLGPMITALDDYPFELMTERYEFEAHNNSNWKIFADAFQEYYHVPSLHSQQVPSAVRQPNATFECGHFQIDGPHRLVSTAGTRRWLLDPEFMYPVERITRSGLVGPWRTPETLQSAGLNPGGIEPWGITNFQIFPNLEILIYHGWYLLYRYWPTSHNTHKFEAYNAFHPARTVRERIEHEVASVVLKEFALQDAGMLGGTQAALEYGLDEPIIDDYPLSDQEILVRHLHHEAVKWVDDYRAERAPVGVRA, encoded by the coding sequence ATGGGGCGCTGGCCTAAACCGCCGGAAGGCAGTTGGACGGAGCACTATCCCGAACTCGGCACCGGACCGATCTCGTTCCGCGATTCCGTCTCGCCGGAGTTCTACGAACTCGAGCGCGAGGCGGTGTTCAAACGGGCCTGGCTCAACGTCGGCCGGGTCGAGGAACTGCCGCGGGTCGGCAGTTACCTCACCAAGCAGATCGACGTCGCAGGTGTCTCGGTGATCGTGGTGAAGGGCCGCGACGAGCAGATCCGCGCCTTCTACAACATCTGCCGCCACCGCGGGAACAAACTGGTGTGGAACGACTTTCCGGGTGAGGAGGTCAAAGGCACCTGCCGGCAGTTCACGTGCAAATACCACGGCTGGCGCTACGGCCTCGACGGTGCGCTGAAGTTCGTCCAGCAACCCGGGGAGTTCTTCGACCTCGACACCGAGAAGCTGGGACTCGCACCCGTGCAGTGCGACGTGTGGAACGGGTTCATCTTCATCAACCTCGATCCCGAACCGCGGTGGAGCCTGCGCGAGTTCCTCGGCCCGATGATCACCGCGCTCGACGACTACCCGTTCGAGTTGATGACCGAGCGTTACGAGTTCGAGGCGCACAACAACAGCAACTGGAAAATCTTCGCCGACGCGTTCCAGGAGTACTACCACGTGCCGTCGCTGCATTCGCAGCAGGTGCCCAGCGCGGTGCGCCAACCCAATGCCACGTTCGAGTGCGGGCACTTCCAGATCGACGGTCCGCACCGCCTGGTGTCCACCGCGGGTACCCGGCGGTGGCTGCTCGACCCGGAATTCATGTACCCCGTCGAACGGATCACCCGCAGCGGGCTCGTGGGGCCATGGCGGACTCCGGAGACCCTCCAGTCGGCCGGTCTGAACCCGGGCGGTATCGAGCCATGGGGTATCACCAACTTCCAGATCTTCCCGAACCTGGAGATCCTCATCTACCACGGCTGGTACCTGCTGTACCGGTACTGGCCGACCTCGCACAACACCCACAAGTTCGAGGCGTACAACGCCTTCCATCCGGCCCGCACGGTGCGCGAGCGGATCGAACACGAGGTCGCCTCCGTCGTGCTCAAGGAGTTCGCGCTGCAGGACGCCGGCATGCTCGGCGGCACGCAGGCGGCGCTGGAGTACGGCCTGGACGAGCCGATAATCGACGACTATCCGCTCAGCGATCAGGAGATTCTGGTGCGCCATCTGCACCACGAGGCTGTCAAGTGGGTCGACGACTACCGGGCCGAACGCGCACCGGTGGGGGTGCGAGCATGA
- a CDS encoding NAD(P)H-dependent amine dehydrogenase family protein: MNDTPHHQVIAWGTGAVGIEILTAIIDHRTDLEIVGAHVYSADKDGMDVGALAGRDPIGVTATVDVERVLALEADCVLYTPRNTDLDEVCAILSSGKNVVTTAFLFHPHRARTADRERLLAACRTGGTSVHGSGLNPGNLSGVLPLALSGMSRTIDSITLQERADWSVYDSTSITFDNMAFGQPVEDISPTGTEFLAFNSAIFSEQVWLIADALHAGIDEVTATVEAVPAASDHQIFDRLLRAGTTAGQRWKWSGRRDGETLVEIETLWTVGGEYPRDWPRPQHGWTLTIEGDPSMRTHFFSLASFSRDASMADHVRSANVATAMQVLNAVPAVCAAPVGFATSATLPLIRSHVGFGNR, encoded by the coding sequence GTGAACGACACACCGCATCATCAGGTCATCGCATGGGGCACCGGCGCGGTGGGCATCGAGATCCTCACCGCAATCATCGACCACCGCACCGACCTCGAGATCGTCGGCGCACACGTCTATTCCGCCGACAAGGACGGCATGGATGTCGGCGCGCTCGCCGGCCGGGATCCGATCGGTGTGACGGCGACCGTCGACGTCGAACGCGTGCTGGCGTTGGAGGCGGACTGCGTGCTCTACACCCCTCGCAACACCGACCTCGATGAAGTGTGCGCGATCCTGTCCAGCGGCAAGAACGTCGTCACGACCGCATTCCTGTTCCACCCGCACCGCGCCAGGACCGCCGACCGGGAGCGCCTGCTCGCCGCCTGCCGGACCGGCGGGACCTCGGTGCACGGGAGCGGCCTGAACCCCGGCAACCTGTCCGGCGTCCTGCCGTTGGCGCTGTCGGGGATGAGCCGCACCATCGACAGCATCACCCTGCAGGAGCGGGCGGACTGGTCGGTGTACGACAGCACATCGATCACGTTCGACAACATGGCCTTCGGGCAACCCGTCGAGGACATCAGCCCCACCGGGACGGAATTCCTGGCCTTCAACAGCGCGATCTTCAGCGAGCAGGTCTGGCTCATCGCCGACGCCCTCCACGCCGGCATCGACGAGGTCACCGCCACAGTGGAGGCCGTGCCCGCCGCCTCGGATCATCAGATCTTCGACCGGCTGCTGCGGGCGGGAACCACTGCGGGACAACGGTGGAAGTGGTCAGGGCGACGCGACGGCGAGACGTTGGTCGAGATCGAGACCCTGTGGACCGTCGGGGGTGAGTACCCAAGGGACTGGCCGCGGCCACAGCACGGGTGGACTCTGACGATCGAGGGCGACCCGTCGATGCGCACCCACTTCTTCTCGCTGGCGAGCTTCAGCCGGGACGCGAGCATGGCCGACCACGTCCGATCGGCCAACGTCGCCACCGCCATGCAGGTGCTGAACGCGGTGCCCGCGGTCTGCGCCGCACCCGTGGGCTTCGCGACGTCGGCCACGCTGCCGCTCATCCGCAGTCACGTCGGATTCGGCAACCGCTGA
- a CDS encoding metal-dependent hydrolase family protein, translated as MTGPTVLKAARWADVEAGVVRAPAVVVIEGNRIQSVNPAEPPQNPAQEIDLGDVTLLPGLMDMELNLLIGGPGGPEGLPSPMHGVQDDPVYRTLRAAVNARTTLDAGFTTVRNLGLMVKTGGYLLDVALQRAVDQGWHAGPRIYPAGHAVTPYGGHLDPTVFQRLAPGIMPLSVAEGIANGVDDVRTCVRYQIRHGAKLIKVSASGGVMSHSTAPGAQQYSDDEFAAIADEAHRAGVRVAAHAVGDSAIRACIRAGIDCIEHGFLATDETIQMMVDHGTFLVSTTYLTEAMAVDRIAPELRRKAEEVFPRAQAMLPKAIAAGVRIACGTDAPAVPHGQNAKELCALVSRGMTPMQALRAATITSAELIEADGELGRLAPGYLADIIAVPGDPSSDIATTLDVRFVMKDGVVHKRGTV; from the coding sequence GTGACCGGTCCGACCGTTCTCAAAGCGGCCCGCTGGGCCGACGTCGAGGCCGGCGTCGTCCGCGCACCGGCCGTCGTGGTGATCGAGGGTAACCGCATCCAGTCCGTGAATCCCGCTGAGCCGCCGCAGAATCCGGCTCAGGAGATCGACCTCGGCGACGTCACCCTGCTGCCCGGCCTGATGGACATGGAGCTGAACCTGCTCATCGGCGGACCCGGGGGGCCGGAGGGTCTGCCCAGTCCGATGCACGGGGTGCAGGACGACCCGGTGTACCGCACGTTGCGGGCGGCGGTGAACGCTCGCACCACACTCGACGCCGGATTCACCACCGTGCGCAATCTGGGGCTGATGGTCAAGACCGGCGGCTACCTGCTCGATGTGGCGCTCCAACGCGCCGTCGACCAGGGCTGGCACGCCGGCCCGCGGATCTACCCGGCCGGCCACGCCGTCACCCCGTACGGCGGCCACCTGGATCCGACGGTCTTCCAGCGCCTGGCACCGGGGATCATGCCGCTGTCGGTGGCCGAGGGGATCGCCAACGGCGTCGACGACGTGCGGACCTGCGTGCGTTACCAGATCCGCCACGGCGCCAAGTTGATCAAGGTCTCGGCCTCCGGTGGGGTGATGTCGCACAGCACCGCCCCCGGCGCGCAGCAGTACTCCGACGACGAGTTCGCCGCGATCGCCGACGAGGCCCACCGCGCCGGGGTACGGGTCGCCGCACATGCGGTGGGGGACAGCGCGATCCGCGCCTGTATCCGCGCCGGGATCGACTGCATCGAACACGGCTTCCTTGCCACGGACGAGACGATCCAGATGATGGTCGATCACGGCACGTTCCTCGTCTCGACCACCTATCTCACCGAGGCGATGGCGGTCGACCGCATCGCACCCGAGCTGCGCCGCAAGGCCGAGGAGGTGTTTCCCCGGGCTCAGGCGATGCTGCCGAAGGCGATCGCCGCCGGTGTGCGCATCGCGTGCGGCACCGACGCCCCGGCGGTGCCGCACGGACAGAACGCCAAAGAGCTGTGTGCGCTCGTGTCCCGGGGCATGACGCCCATGCAGGCGCTGCGCGCGGCGACCATCACGTCCGCAGAGCTCATCGAGGCCGACGGCGAACTCGGCCGGCTCGCCCCCGGCTATCTCGCCGACATCATCGCGGTGCCCGGCGATCCGTCGAGCGACATCGCGACCACGCTCGACGTGCGGTTCGTGATGAAGGACGGTGTCGTCCACAAGCGCGGCACCGTCTGA